One region of Wyeomyia smithii strain HCP4-BCI-WySm-NY-G18 chromosome 3, ASM2978416v1, whole genome shotgun sequence genomic DNA includes:
- the LOC129730732 gene encoding uncharacterized protein LOC129730732: MVENVQMSVIQYLPVEVLCCIFDKLTVAERRHLHLVCSHWYRILVRKHFLLKRQLKVSSDNVELLAYDSEEWAKFPCVSIRDDESSPKSARRKNFLSLLRKAIFGRLVLSHIEELTVENIQSDLLFELFGESCGQCRFPSLNYLIVSCCELNNLPRNRAWYFPNCLTRLAIVLGNGNELALVETVAGQLEELLLESTKLDLLLQCCNLPGFVKLRMLKLRSDTFFPERFSNAFEIGDNFVRTLSQLKNLAIGFRHNDFQLGYAPLLQHCHSLEALSILGTDLCVAACNAIGRLQGLRKLELLVRIEKSSNLISWNFQNLVSLHTYVWNLAPLGNDLPSLKVIRISNYTVREGRFSVRPVEQIYLQRYFSHFGTIVKLFLYDIYLEENLLLQFPKMQTREIILRCVRTSSLVLDIIYERAPAIFYLYFWDCCFLVSPRAKIPSFGELSRLLPHVHISHSSSKIIAVDYTQILS, encoded by the exons ATGGTTGAAAACGTGCAAATGTCAGTGATACAGTACCTTCCCGTTGAG GTGCTCTGCTGCATATTCGACAAGCTCACCGTTGCGGAACGGCGACATCTGCACCTGGTATGCAGCCACTGGTACCGGATCCTAGTCAGGAAGCATTTTTTATTGAAGCGCCAGCTGAAAGTGAGCTCCGACAATGTCGAACTCCTTGCGTATGATAGTGAGGAGTGGGCCAAATTTCCTTGCGTCAGCATTCGTGATGACGAATCTAGTCCAAAATCTGCGCGAAGAAAGAACTTTCTCAGCTTGCTTCGCAAGGCAATATTCGGGCGACTGGTTCTAAGTCACATAGAAGAATTAACAGTCGAGAATATTCAAAGTGATTTACTGTTTGAATTATTTGGTGAATCGTGTGGCCAATGTCGTTTCCCTAGTCTTAACTATTTGATCGTTAGTTGCTGTGAGCTTAATAACTTACCTAGAAATCGCGCGTGGTATTTTCCAAATTGTTTGACGCGGTTAGCGATAGTATTAGGGAATGGAAATGAGTTAGCCTTAGTAGAAACTGTCGCTGGTCAGCTAGAGGAGCTACTTCTGGAATCAACCAAGCTGGACTTGCTATTGCAGTGCTGCAATTTGCCGGGATTTGTGAAGTTGCGAATGTTGAAGCTGAGATCGGATACATTTTTTCCGGAACGGTTCTCCAATGCATTCGAGATCGGTGATAACTTTGTTAGGACGCTGAGTCAGCTGAAGAATCTCGCTATCGGTTTTCGCCACAACGATTTTCAGCTGGGTTATGCTCCGCTCTTGCAGCACTGCCACAGTCTTGAGGCGCTCTCAATCCTAGGCACGGATCTGTGCGTTGCGGCGTGCAATGCTATCGGCCGATTGCAAGGACTGCGG AAACTCGAACTATTGGTTCGCATCGAAAAATCCAGCAATCTGATTTCATGGAACTTCCAGAATTTGGTCAGCCTTCACACGTACGTGTGGAACCTAGCCCCGCTAGGAAATGACCTGCCATCACTGAAAGTGATTCGAATTTCCAACTATACCGTCCGAGAGGGTCGATTTAGCGTGCGACCTGTGGAGCAAATCTAT TTGCAGCGATACTTCAGCCACTTCGGAACGATCGTGAAGCTGTTTTTGTACGACATATACCTCGAGGAAAATCTTCTGCTACAATTCCCAAAAATGCAAACCCGGGAGATTATCCTGCGCTGTGTTCGAACG AGTTCCCTCGTCCTGGACATCATCTACGAGCGGGCACCGGCGATCTTCTACCTATACTTTTGGGACTGCTGCTTTCTCGTCAGCCCGCGGGCCAAAATTCCATCCTTCGGCGAGCTGTCCCGTCTGCTGCCGCACGTCCACATCTCGCATTCCAGTAGCAAGATCATCGCCGTGGATTACACCCAGATACTCTCCTGA